In Gordonia sp. SL306, the genomic window GTTCGACGAGTCCGTCGCGTGCGGCCTGCGCCTCGAAGTTGTCCTTCGCCAGTGACAGCGCGTCGACGTCGGTCAGCGAACGGAGCTCGGCGACGACCTTGGTGCCGAAACCGTCGGGGGCGTTCAGCCCGGTGCCGACCGCGGTGCCGCCGATCGCCAGCTCACCGACGCGGGGGAGCGTGGCCGTGACGCGCTCGACGCCTGCCTCGATCTGACGTGCGTAGCCGTTGAACTCCTGGCCCAGGGTCACCGGGACCGCATCCATCAGATGCGTGCGGCCGCTCTTGACCACGTCGCGCCACTGGGTCGCCTTGTCCAACAGGGCGAGTCGCAAGTGGTCGAGGGCGGGAATCAGGTCGGTGACCGCGGCCTCCGTGGCGGCCACATGAGTCGCGGTGGGGAAGGTGTCATTCGACGACTGCGACATGTTGACGTGGTCGTTGGGGTGGATCTCGACGCCGTTGGCCTTGGCGATGGAGGCGATCACCTCGTTGGCGTTCATGTTGGAGCTGGTGCCCGAGCCGGTCTGGAAGACGTCGATCGGGAACTGATCGTCGTGCTGGCCGTCGGCGATCTCCTTGGCCGCGGCGACGATCGCGTCGGCCTTCTCGGCGTCGAGGAGGCCGAGGTCCTTGTTGACCTGCGCGCAGGCCGCCTTGAGCAGACCCATCGCCCGGATCTGGGTCCGTTCGAGCGGGCGGTGACTGATCGGGAAGTTCTCCACGGCCCGTTGCGTCTGGGCGCGCCACAGGGCGTCGATGGGGACCTGGACCTCGCCCATGGTGTCGTGCTCGATGCGGTACTGCTGTTCGGTCATGTGAAGACAACCATCCTCGTGTGTTCTCGGGAAAGGGTGGGCTGCAGAAGTTTTCGCAGATCGTTGGTGGAAATCTCGGTCAGAGATCGAGTCGGGCGTACTCGCGCAACTTGGACGGCTGGTGGACCGACTCGATGCGGCGGATGGTGCCCGACTTGGAGCGCATCACCAGCGAGCGCGTGGTGGCGCCGTTGGGGCGGTAGGTGACCCCGCGGAGCATGTCCCCGTTGGTCACCCCTGTCGCACAGAAGAAGGAATTCTCGCCACGGACCAGGATGTCGTTGGTCAGGACGCGGTCGAGGTCGTGGCCTGCGTCGATCGCCTTCTGGCGTTCCTCGTCGTTGCGCGGCCAGAGTTTGCCCTGGATCTCGCCGCCCATGCATTTCATCGCGACGGCGGTGATGATGCCCTCGGGGGTACCGCCGACGCCCATCAGCATGTCCACGGTGGAGTAGTCGTCGGCCGCGGCCACCGCACCGGCGACGTCGCCGTCGGAGATGAGACGGATCTTGGCGCCTGCCTGACGGATCTCCCCGATCAGGTCGGCATGGCGCGGACGGTCGAGGACGATGACGGTGAGGTCTGCGACATCGATGCCCTTGGCCTTCGCGACCGAGTTGATGTTCCAGCCGACGGACTCGTTGATATTGATGGCGCCCTTGGCCTCCGGGCCGACGGCGATCTTGTCCATGTAGAAGACCGCGGACGGGTCGTACATGGTGCCGCGCTCGCTGACCGCGATCACCGCGATGGAGTTGGGGCGACCCTCGGCCATCAGCGTGGTCCCGTCGATGGGGTCGACCGCCACGTCGCAGTCCGGGCCGTCGCCGTCGCCGACCTCTTCGCCGTTGTAGAGCATCGGCGCCTCGTCCTTCTCGCCCTCACCGATCACCACGACGCCACGCATCGACACGGTCGACAGCAGTTCGCGCATCGCGTCGACCGCAGCACCGTCGCCACTGTTCTTGTCACCACGACCGACCCATCGACCGGCCGCGAGTGCCGCCGCCTCGGTGACTCGGACCAACTCCATGGCCAGGTTGCGATCAGGGGCCTGTGGGGACGGGGACATGTCGGACTCCTCGGCGTGGCAGCGATGACAATGCGGCAAGTGGTTCTCATCCTTGCATGTCACACCGAGCGTTTGATCAGCCGGGTCAGAGGGGATCGAGCAGTCGGCGCAGAAATTGGCGCGTCCGGTCCTGCGCCGGCTCATCGATCACCTGCGCGGCGGTTCCGCGCTCGCACACCACGCCCTTGTCGACGAAGATGACCTGGTCGGCGACCTGCCGGGCGAACCGGATCTCGTGGGTGACCACCACCATCGTCCACCCCTGGGCCGCGAGATCGTTGAGGACCTTCAGTACGTCGCCGACGAGTTCGGGATCGAGCGCCGACGTCGGTTCGTCGAAGAGCATGACCTTGGGTTGGAGTGCGAGCGCCCGGACGATGCCGACGCGCTGTTGCTGTCCTCCCGACAGCTGGTCGGGGTGATCGTCTCTCTTGCCGGTGAGTCCGACGTCGGCGAGAAGCCGTTCCGCATCGGCCACCGCATCGGCGCGCGGGCGCTTCTGCACGATGACCGGTCCCTCGATGACGTTCTCCAGCACGGTCTTGTGCGGGAAGAGATTGTGGTTCTGGAAGACCATCGCGCTCTGCCGGCGATATCGGGCGATGTCGGCCTTGCCGTACGCACCGCCGAAGTCGATGGTGACGTCCGCGACGCGGATGATTCCGGAATCCGGCCGGTCGAGCGCGTTGAGGGAACGCAGGATGGTGGTCTTGCCAGAGCCGGACGGGCCCAGGATCACGGTC contains:
- a CDS encoding class II fumarate hydratase: MTEQQYRIEHDTMGEVQVPIDALWRAQTQRAVENFPISHRPLERTQIRAMGLLKAACAQVNKDLGLLDAEKADAIVAAAKEIADGQHDDQFPIDVFQTGSGTSSNMNANEVIASIAKANGVEIHPNDHVNMSQSSNDTFPTATHVAATEAAVTDLIPALDHLRLALLDKATQWRDVVKSGRTHLMDAVPVTLGQEFNGYARQIEAGVERVTATLPRVGELAIGGTAVGTGLNAPDGFGTKVVAELRSLTDVDALSLAKDNFEAQAARDGLVELSGQLKTIAVSLTKIANDIRWMGSGPLTGLGEIHLPDLQPGSSIMPGKVNPVLPEAVTQVAAQVIGNDAAVTWGGGNGAFELNVYIPMMARNVLESLKLLANVARLFADRCIVGLDADEERLRTLAESSPSIVTPLNSAIGYEEAAAVAKQALKEGKTIRQTVIDRGLIGDKLSEAELDARLDVLKMANLDRER
- the glpX gene encoding class II fructose-bisphosphatase codes for the protein MSPSPQAPDRNLAMELVRVTEAAALAAGRWVGRGDKNSGDGAAVDAMRELLSTVSMRGVVVIGEGEKDEAPMLYNGEEVGDGDGPDCDVAVDPIDGTTLMAEGRPNSIAVIAVSERGTMYDPSAVFYMDKIAVGPEAKGAININESVGWNINSVAKAKGIDVADLTVIVLDRPRHADLIGEIRQAGAKIRLISDGDVAGAVAAADDYSTVDMLMGVGGTPEGIITAVAMKCMGGEIQGKLWPRNDEERQKAIDAGHDLDRVLTNDILVRGENSFFCATGVTNGDMLRGVTYRPNGATTRSLVMRSKSGTIRRIESVHQPSKLREYARLDL
- a CDS encoding amino acid ABC transporter ATP-binding protein; this encodes MTDNPIVPSPPIGDGTLIDVDGLRKSFGDNEVLKGVDFSVPAGSVTVILGPSGSGKTTILRSLNALDRPDSGIIRVADVTIDFGGAYGKADIARYRRQSAMVFQNHNLFPHKTVLENVIEGPVIVQKRPRADAVADAERLLADVGLTGKRDDHPDQLSGGQQQRVGIVRALALQPKVMLFDEPTSALDPELVGDVLKVLNDLAAQGWTMVVVTHEIRFARQVADQVIFVDKGVVCERGTAAQVIDEPAQDRTRQFLRRLLDPL